One segment of Alphaproteobacteria bacterium DNA contains the following:
- a CDS encoding tetratricopeptide repeat protein, translating into MDIAWTKGHLGIAYIGLNDPEKARSLLEDAIQVYRKNLGENKIGFAWVSLHLGHAYTRLGLYDQARPLLQKAAEAHNKLYGENHHFSKEAQEYLRENEVAEKSSQ; encoded by the coding sequence ATGGATATAGCTTGGACAAAAGGACATTTGGGAATTGCGTATATTGGGTTAAATGACCCAGAAAAAGCGCGATCTCTGTTAGAAGATGCCATACAAGTATATCGAAAAAACTTAGGCGAAAATAAGATAGGATTTGCGTGGGTATCTCTTCATCTTGGTCACGCCTACACAAGGTTGGGGCTTTATGATCAAGCACGGCCCCTTCTTCAAAAAGCTGCTGAAGCGCACAATAAGCTTTATGGAGAAAATCATCATTTTTCCAAAGAAGCCCAAGAATATTTGAGGGAGAATGAGGTGGCGGAGAAAAGCAGTCAGTAA
- the grxD gene encoding Grx4 family monothiol glutaredoxin — protein MTSVQAKIREDVLSTPVILFMKGTSEMPQCGFSAVVVQILKSMDVPFKAVNVLTEPEIRQGIKEYASWPTIPQLYIKGEFIGGSDIVRELYQSGELLTLLKAQEIIA, from the coding sequence ATGACCTCTGTGCAAGCTAAAATTCGTGAAGACGTGTTATCGACCCCGGTCATCCTTTTTATGAAGGGGACCAGTGAGATGCCGCAATGTGGTTTCTCCGCCGTTGTGGTGCAAATTTTAAAAAGCATGGATGTGCCTTTTAAAGCTGTTAACGTGCTGACGGAGCCTGAAATTCGCCAAGGCATCAAAGAATATGCAAGCTGGCCAACGATTCCACAACTCTATATCAAGGGTGAATTTATTGGCGGAAGCGATATTGTTCGCGAACTTTATCAGTCGGGGGAGCTTTTGACTTTGCTGAAAGCCCAAGAAATCATCGCTTAA